The Ancylothrix sp. D3o genome window below encodes:
- a CDS encoding aldo/keto reductase produces the protein MQTRNLGKSDIKITPIIMGTWQAGKNMWIGIEDTETTKAMRAAFDAGITTFDTAEVYGNGHSEQIVGQALSDIRDKVVYATKVFSNHLKYNQVIEACERSLTNLKTDYIDLYQIHWPAGTWNSEIVPIEETMRALNDLKKQGKIRSIGVSNFNRQQIEEAAQFGQIDSLQPPYSLFWRWVEKDLTPYCVENNISIIAYSSLAQGLLTGKFGPDHKFAEGDHRAKNKLFANKDNYQRIQQALDNLRPIAERNNCSLGQLALAWLIAQPQSNAIVGARNAEQAIGNAEAGNVKLSAEYLAEIDSIGRTVTDHLDDQPVMWDF, from the coding sequence ATGCAAACAAGAAACCTCGGCAAATCAGACATCAAAATCACCCCTATTATCATGGGAACATGGCAAGCCGGCAAAAATATGTGGATAGGAATAGAAGACACCGAAACCACCAAAGCCATGCGAGCAGCATTTGACGCCGGCATCACAACCTTTGACACCGCCGAAGTGTACGGAAACGGACACTCTGAGCAAATTGTTGGACAAGCATTATCAGATATCCGCGATAAAGTTGTCTATGCAACAAAAGTGTTTTCAAATCATCTTAAATATAACCAAGTAATTGAAGCCTGCGAACGTTCTCTCACCAATTTAAAAACCGATTATATCGACTTGTATCAAATTCATTGGCCGGCGGGCACTTGGAATAGTGAAATCGTGCCAATAGAAGAAACAATGCGCGCATTAAATGATTTAAAAAAACAAGGCAAAATTCGCAGTATTGGTGTCTCAAACTTCAATCGGCAACAAATAGAAGAAGCCGCACAATTTGGGCAAATAGATAGCTTACAACCGCCCTATTCTTTATTCTGGCGCTGGGTAGAAAAAGACTTGACTCCTTATTGCGTAGAAAACAACATTTCAATTATTGCCTATTCGTCATTAGCGCAAGGATTACTCACGGGCAAATTTGGCCCCGATCACAAATTTGCAGAAGGCGATCACCGCGCCAAAAATAAGCTATTTGCCAACAAAGATAACTATCAGCGGATACAACAAGCCTTAGATAATTTGCGCCCTATTGCTGAGAGAAATAATTGCAGTTTAGGACAATTAGCATTAGCTTGGTTAATTGCCCAACCTCAATCAAATGCCATTGTCGGGGCAAGAAATGCCGAGCAAGCCATTGGCAATGCTGAGGCGGGAAATGTTAAGTTATCTGCGGAATATTTAGCAGAAATTGATAGCATTGGGCGCACAGTTACCGATCATTTAGATGATCAGCCGGTGATGTGGGATTTTTAA
- a CDS encoding Uma2 family endonuclease: MLETAASEISVETPGEMPVFPPSDLLSEEPQLETYRHLKQLILLLTCLERLWSNRNDFFAGGNLSIYYSSRQRKSEDVKGPDFFVVLDTERKERKSWVVWDEDGKYPNFILEVLSDSTAQTDRGLKKQIYQDVFRTPEYFWFDPYKFEFKGFRRNYRQYEEIEPNERGWLWSEELQLYLGILNEQLRFFTPDEQLVLTPEEGEAKERQRAERLRQMLLDRGVNPDELL, from the coding sequence ATGCTAGAAACCGCTGCTTCCGAAATTTCTGTGGAAACTCCTGGGGAAATGCCTGTATTTCCCCCAAGTGACTTATTAAGTGAGGAGCCGCAATTGGAAACTTACCGCCATTTAAAACAACTGATTCTACTGTTAACTTGCTTAGAACGCTTGTGGAGTAATCGCAATGATTTTTTTGCCGGTGGGAATTTAAGCATTTACTACAGCAGCCGGCAACGCAAATCAGAAGACGTAAAAGGGCCCGACTTTTTTGTAGTTCTGGATACGGAACGCAAAGAGCGTAAAAGTTGGGTAGTCTGGGATGAAGATGGAAAATATCCTAACTTCATTTTAGAGGTGCTTTCTGATAGCACGGCTCAAACAGATCGGGGATTAAAGAAACAAATTTATCAGGATGTTTTTCGCACTCCTGAGTATTTTTGGTTTGATCCTTATAAATTTGAGTTTAAAGGGTTTAGACGCAATTACCGGCAATATGAAGAAATCGAACCAAATGAGCGGGGATGGCTTTGGAGTGAAGAATTACAGTTGTATTTAGGGATTTTGAATGAACAATTACGATTTTTTACTCCCGATGAACAATTGGTTTTGACTCCTGAAGAAGGCGAGGCAAAAGAACGTCAACGCGCCGAACGTTTACGACAAATGCTGTTAGATAGGGGGGTGAATCCTGACGAGTTGCTGTAA
- a CDS encoding aromatic ring-hydroxylating dioxygenase subunit alpha, which produces MTTDAILLNDWHAVAKVEDLKSTSLLPARLLGENIVLWRYENQIMAWQDKCPHRGARLSIGSISGDTLICPYHGFEYDTTGTCTHIPAYPNRQPPQRVRVKTYTVQECYGLIWVCLGTPDTPTPAPFAEWQDSSYRKFLCGPYNYQSSGFRAIENFLDVSHFPFVHDGLLGSRSYTAVEDYEVRKEETGFSLCNVPVWQPDPDGTGKGGKVIYNYRVWRPLTTSFVKETNGNCLAIYFTVAPINEEECLGWMWIAMNYGFEIPEIDLKTFQDKVVNQDIPIVESQQPKCLPLDLQAEFHLPCDKSSIFYRKWLREMGVSFGVI; this is translated from the coding sequence ATGACAACTGATGCAATTTTACTCAATGATTGGCACGCTGTTGCAAAAGTAGAAGACTTAAAATCAACATCCCTTTTACCGGCACGTTTATTAGGGGAAAATATCGTTTTGTGGCGCTATGAAAATCAAATTATGGCATGGCAAGACAAATGTCCTCACCGAGGCGCACGGCTATCAATTGGTAGCATATCCGGTGATACACTCATTTGTCCTTATCACGGATTCGAGTATGACACCACCGGCACTTGCACACACATTCCCGCCTATCCCAACCGGCAGCCCCCGCAACGAGTTCGAGTTAAAACATATACAGTGCAAGAATGCTACGGTTTAATCTGGGTATGTTTGGGCACTCCCGACACCCCCACACCGGCACCTTTTGCAGAATGGCAAGATAGCAGTTATCGGAAATTTTTATGCGGCCCATACAATTATCAATCAAGCGGATTTCGTGCGATTGAGAACTTTTTAGACGTTTCTCATTTCCCCTTTGTGCATGATGGCTTGTTGGGAAGTCGCAGTTATACAGCCGTTGAGGATTACGAAGTGAGAAAAGAAGAGACTGGCTTCTCACTTTGTAATGTGCCGGTGTGGCAACCTGATCCAGACGGCACCGGCAAAGGCGGAAAAGTTATCTATAATTACCGAGTTTGGCGCCCCTTAACCACCTCATTTGTAAAAGAAACAAACGGCAATTGTTTAGCCATATATTTCACAGTTGCGCCTATAAACGAGGAGGAATGTTTAGGGTGGATGTGGATAGCAATGAATTATGGTTTTGAGATTCCAGAAATTGATTTAAAAACATTTCAAGATAAAGTAGTCAATCAAGACATCCCCATTGTTGAGTCTCAGCAACCCAAATGTTTACCGCTTGATTTGCAGGCGGAATTTCATTTACCTTGCGATAAGTCTTCGATTTTTTATCGCAAATGGTTACGGGAAATGGGGGTGAGTTTTGGCGTAATTTGA
- a CDS encoding DUF1802 family protein — protein sequence MDLMLSLALKEWAVAVEALEAGETILLLRKGGIREGKGGFKVEQNRVLLYPTFEHQKPDLLKSEYCKKVVSVESGWHPETVRIGSFAEITDAFLVAHEPAIKALLPYHIWNEQFITERLKWKPSEPVSVLLLRVYKLAETRIIPYRQEYGGCKSWMDIKELVSLENSVAILSDGEYNKQANAIRQTIANPV from the coding sequence ATGGATTTAATGTTAAGTTTGGCTTTGAAAGAATGGGCGGTTGCTGTAGAGGCTTTGGAGGCTGGGGAGACGATTTTGCTATTGCGTAAGGGGGGAATTCGTGAGGGTAAGGGAGGTTTTAAGGTTGAGCAGAATCGGGTTTTGCTTTACCCGACTTTTGAGCATCAAAAACCGGATTTGCTGAAGTCGGAATATTGCAAGAAAGTTGTATCAGTTGAGTCTGGGTGGCATCCTGAAACTGTCAGGATCGGCAGTTTTGCAGAAATTACTGATGCTTTTTTGGTGGCGCATGAACCGGCTATTAAAGCGCTTTTACCTTATCATATTTGGAATGAGCAATTTATCACGGAGCGCTTAAAATGGAAACCCAGTGAGCCGGTTTCTGTGTTGTTGTTGCGGGTTTATAAACTTGCTGAAACCCGGATTATTCCCTACCGGCAAGAATACGGCGGCTGTAAGTCTTGGATGGATATTAAGGAGTTGGTTTCTCTTGAAAATTCGGTAGCGATTTTGAGTGATGGCGAGTATAATAAACAAGCAAATGCTATCCGCCAAACCATCGCCAACCCAGTTTAA
- a CDS encoding type II toxin-antitoxin system HicB family antitoxin, giving the protein MSRTFTAIVYWEEDVYVAECPEVGTASQGDTIEEALVNLKEATELYLEEFPMPKNSRTFLTTFEVLSA; this is encoded by the coding sequence ATGTCTCGAACTTTTACAGCGATAGTTTATTGGGAAGAAGATGTGTATGTGGCAGAATGTCCAGAAGTAGGAACTGCCAGCCAAGGCGATACGATTGAGGAAGCACTGGTAAATTTAAAAGAAGCAACAGAACTTTATTTAGAAGAATTCCCAATGCCTAAAAATTCCCGCACTTTCTTAACAACATTTGAGGTGTTAAGTGCCTAA